In a single window of the Helicobacter felis ATCC 49179 genome:
- a CDS encoding AAA family ATPase — MGQSKKDMDVYELKRYLILQRAGCLAWMADHAYKNFGWVTLTPFHQAQGSHLAWEKIAEDQDRYVLEGAEELEWLQEYPYRAYYFFGGISRERQAVQQEIIFENSLEVIDFLIDLYKPYAHLDPKFSQYEMMAHLALLNTEEEKDFDKRLHEEALQAWSFSLEIEIEKICNQTNSQVKIPLKSLRLFPKALSPALEKYRWGDTYIFQTTYTPLSNLPKFDPKLLNTLLSGAIKTLQKDLAGIIDGFVRPERKPKFRRKVRKQLAKLCLKKYHGVLTPERMVDYKLDQPKEDSYLKKYHFTLQGQDHYYIEQLLWIWIAQRLLEIFNGSLETRAICDQLLARLDPKQAQDFEGAFYHDYRSLKGPISWALIDQLNLPLALFKEDKRVVIAPNPDFKPHVFLSEQPNNREAVRFLLSFSTRSQKEREEILSTLGDLIPTYTPPTPRAPSKFPLLSTDLQEDFILHCLHLIDANMEALFFDDREAFIRTILGAQDQFLKEKTNLEIEDQSQFLTEKTALAEGFAKWYAKTIGIDIEMEALFFDDREAFIRKFLQAQHLFLKENAQDEVLTSLAPKTPPLAPKTSQASHEKYSPKAIKAYLDQFVIGQEQAKKQMSLVFSDHYKRIRGQSSLEKANAICIGPSGSGKTFLIEMATKYLDLPYCIANAASFTPTGYIGNETNQMFATLYSSADKDIQKAQKGVLVLDEIDKLGQGSWHDKEWRQGVQNELLKVIEKGIVSFDYGGRASGETITLQTDHMLFIVLGHFEKLWKDNSSSEKLPQFSNEDLIECGMKREFLRRFSVRVVFEAVDIEMLTELLDRRLKPFQEEFRAEGSVLEFSQEAKHLLVKNALKEGVGMSGLDQKLHEVLMPLRFDLENYYGLRCLIDFDHLGGVKVMLSEL; from the coding sequence GTGGGACAATCTAAAAAAGACATGGATGTTTACGAACTCAAAAGGTATTTGATCCTGCAGAGAGCGGGTTGTTTGGCTTGGATGGCTGATCACGCCTATAAAAACTTCGGCTGGGTTACCTTAACACCCTTTCACCAAGCTCAAGGCTCACATTTAGCTTGGGAGAAGATCGCAGAAGATCAAGATCGCTATGTCTTGGAAGGGGCAGAGGAATTAGAATGGTTGCAAGAATACCCCTACAGAGCCTATTACTTTTTTGGAGGCATTAGTAGAGAGAGACAGGCTGTCCAGCAGGAGATTATTTTTGAAAATAGTCTAGAAGTGATCGATTTTTTGATCGATCTCTATAAGCCCTATGCCCATCTTGATCCAAAATTCTCTCAATATGAGATGATGGCCCATCTAGCCTTGTTAAATACAGAAGAAGAAAAAGATTTTGATAAGCGTTTGCATGAAGAGGCGTTGCAAGCATGGTCTTTCTCCCTTGAGATCGAGATTGAGAAAATTTGTAATCAAACTAATTCTCAGGTAAAAATTCCCCTCAAATCTTTGCGCCTTTTCCCCAAAGCTCTCTCTCCTGCTCTAGAAAAATACCGCTGGGGCGATACTTATATCTTCCAAACCACCTACACGCCTCTATCTAATTTGCCTAAATTTGACCCTAAACTTTTAAACACGCTTTTATCAGGAGCTATCAAGACACTTCAAAAAGATTTGGCGGGCATAATAGATGGCTTTGTACGCCCAGAGCGAAAGCCTAAATTCAGGCGCAAGGTGCGCAAACAGCTCGCTAAACTCTGTTTGAAAAAATACCATGGCGTGCTCACCCCTGAGCGCATGGTAGATTATAAACTTGATCAGCCCAAAGAAGATAGCTATTTAAAAAAATACCACTTTACACTACAAGGACAAGATCACTACTACATAGAGCAACTTTTATGGATATGGATCGCTCAACGCTTGTTGGAAATTTTTAACGGGTCTTTGGAAACAAGGGCTATTTGCGATCAATTACTAGCCCGTCTAGACCCCAAACAAGCCCAAGATTTTGAGGGAGCTTTTTATCATGACTATCGCTCCCTAAAAGGTCCTATTTCATGGGCGCTCATAGACCAGTTAAATTTGCCTCTTGCCCTCTTTAAAGAAGACAAGCGTGTTGTGATTGCGCCCAATCCCGATTTTAAACCCCATGTGTTTTTAAGCGAACAACCCAATAATAGAGAGGCTGTGCGCTTTCTTTTAAGTTTTTCAACACGTAGTCAAAAAGAAAGAGAGGAAATATTAAGCACTTTGGGTGATCTCATCCCCACCTACACGCCCCCCACACCGCGCGCCCCCTCAAAATTCCCCCTCTTGAGCACAGATTTGCAGGAGGATTTTATATTGCACTGTTTGCATCTGATAGATGCAAACATGGAGGCTTTATTTTTTGATGATAGAGAGGCTTTTATACGGACGATTTTAGGAGCACAGGATCAATTTCTTAAAGAAAAGACTAACTTGGAGATCGAAGATCAAAGTCAATTTCTCACGGAAAAAACAGCCTTAGCAGAAGGGTTTGCTAAGTGGTATGCCAAAACTATAGGTATAGATATAGAGATGGAGGCTTTGTTTTTTGATGATAGAGAGGCTTTTATTAGAAAATTTCTCCAAGCACAACACTTATTCCTTAAAGAAAATGCGCAGGATGAGGTGCTCACATCTCTTGCTCCAAAAACCCCTCCTCTTGCTCCTAAAACCTCTCAAGCTTCCCATGAAAAATACTCTCCCAAAGCCATCAAGGCGTATTTAGATCAATTTGTGATTGGACAAGAGCAGGCCAAAAAACAAATGAGTTTAGTTTTTAGCGATCACTACAAACGCATACGGGGGCAATCTAGTTTAGAAAAAGCTAACGCCATCTGTATTGGACCTTCTGGCAGTGGAAAAACTTTTTTAATCGAGATGGCGACTAAATATCTAGACCTTCCTTATTGCATTGCTAATGCCGCTTCTTTCACACCTACTGGTTATATTGGCAATGAAACTAATCAAATGTTTGCTACGCTTTATAGCAGTGCAGACAAAGATATCCAAAAAGCCCAAAAGGGGGTGTTGGTTCTAGATGAGATTGATAAATTAGGACAGGGGAGTTGGCATGATAAAGAATGGCGACAAGGGGTGCAAAACGAGCTTTTAAAAGTAATTGAAAAGGGGATTGTTTCTTTTGACTATGGAGGCCGAGCTAGTGGAGAAACTATCACTCTGCAAACCGATCACATGCTCTTTATTGTCTTAGGGCATTTTGAAAAGTTGTGGAAAGATAATAGCTCATCTGAAAAACTCCCCCAATTTAGCAATGAGGATTTGATCGAATGCGGGATGAAGCGCGAGTTTTTGCGCCGTTTTTCTGTGCGTGTGGTCTTTGAAGCTGTGGATATAGAGATGCTTACAGAACTTTTGGATCGCCGTTTAAAACCTTTCCAAGAAGAGTTTAGGGCTGAAGGAAGTGTTTTGGAATTTAGTCAAGAAGCTAAACACTTGTTGGTCAAAAACGCGCTTAAGGAAGGGGTTGGCATGAGTGGACTGGATCAAAAACTCCATGAAGTGCTTATGCCCCTACGCTTTGATTTAGAAAATTATTATGGTTTAAGATGCCTCATTGATTTTGATCATTTAGGGGGTGTAAAAGTGATGCTGAGTGAGTTGTGA
- a CDS encoding hydantoinase B/oxoprolinase family protein, with protein sequence MPNKNQGTHVHAHNHPHAHNHHHAVGKSDKKELSAEEQAWVDDFMNETTLFLGPDPEIMRHHSIAKRTPLEDEVLKKGANPLLYDRIRRRLSGSLDEAFEMCESMGAAPGAKWADLSVAVYTASGDVCYMSNRGVIAFAAVLHHPIRYIMKYWKDEPTVGIHPGDGFFHNDARFGCVHNTDQSMLTPVIRNGEIIAWVGATIHEGENGACEPGGMPSGSETPFDDGLRGSPMKIVERGKLRRDLLTFLQHSTRDPKLMLADIKVKMGAVRRVMDIVDRMIDEYGIDAFVGAIRMTVEDVENEVRRRIAAMPDGVVTVQQFVDSTLKENILIKFACKITVKGDHMTVDLRGSGKEIINRAINSPLASTKAFFAQAILNHWWPDLPRSTGALSPIEIISDEGTWGDCSYDAPNGQNLQASFRAFSALQIAYAKLQFSMHTKYANVLAPWFNQINDFLWGGETQHGEQVGNLCADLNGMGGGAKAFRDGEDAVAPLFCAMADIGEQEVMEEEVPFLQLVSKRVVRDNQGFGKFRGGMGYEMIVAARNTPEWGFMTVTSGAKFSSVPGLFGGYGCATYPLAMVKGINIFEIIKKNPEEFDLSMERVMNERPFKGGVYTTYHMGLQFDRSQEGELYMISQGCGGGYGDVLERDPEMVMEDLQIGRISEHVASNIYKVVWDKETFVVDVEATAKLRANERKARLKRGLPYDEFVKKHVKDEPPKDLYYYGSWGEKNPEELIATVWDHHGPKRVKGKLKDIPLVVMPNRHVVKIAQLEKRVEELEIKYEGGVRPKLV encoded by the coding sequence GCCAAGCGCACCCCCCTAGAAGATGAAGTGCTTAAAAAAGGAGCTAACCCCTTGCTTTACGATCGTATCCGCAGGCGTTTGAGCGGATCGCTGGATGAAGCCTTTGAAATGTGCGAGAGCATGGGGGCAGCCCCGGGAGCAAAGTGGGCGGATTTGTCCGTAGCGGTCTATACGGCTAGTGGGGATGTGTGCTACATGTCCAATCGCGGGGTGATTGCCTTTGCTGCCGTGTTGCACCACCCGATTCGCTACATCATGAAGTATTGGAAAGATGAACCCACTGTGGGCATCCATCCGGGCGATGGTTTTTTCCATAATGATGCGCGCTTTGGATGCGTGCATAATACCGATCAATCCATGCTCACTCCCGTGATTCGCAATGGGGAGATTATCGCATGGGTGGGCGCGACCATCCATGAGGGCGAAAATGGCGCGTGTGAGCCCGGAGGCATGCCCTCAGGTTCTGAAACCCCCTTTGATGATGGCTTGCGCGGGAGTCCGATGAAAATTGTGGAGCGGGGTAAATTACGCCGCGACTTGCTAACTTTCTTGCAGCACTCCACGCGCGATCCAAAGCTCATGCTCGCAGATATTAAGGTCAAAATGGGAGCAGTGCGCCGCGTGATGGACATTGTGGATCGCATGATCGATGAATACGGCATCGATGCTTTTGTGGGGGCGATTCGCATGACTGTGGAGGATGTGGAAAATGAAGTGCGCCGCCGTATTGCTGCCATGCCTGATGGCGTGGTTACTGTGCAGCAGTTTGTCGATTCCACACTCAAAGAAAATATCCTCATTAAATTTGCTTGTAAAATCACGGTTAAGGGCGACCACATGACTGTGGATTTAAGGGGCTCGGGCAAAGAGATCATTAACCGCGCTATCAATTCGCCCTTAGCCTCAACTAAGGCGTTCTTTGCCCAAGCGATTTTAAACCACTGGTGGCCTGATCTGCCCCGCTCCACCGGCGCGCTCTCTCCCATTGAAATCATCTCTGATGAGGGCACTTGGGGGGATTGTTCTTATGACGCACCCAATGGGCAGAACTTACAAGCCTCTTTCCGCGCCTTTAGTGCCTTACAGATCGCTTATGCCAAATTGCAATTTTCCATGCACACCAAATACGCTAATGTGCTTGCCCCTTGGTTTAACCAAATCAACGACTTTTTATGGGGCGGAGAAACCCAGCATGGCGAACAAGTGGGCAATCTTTGCGCAGATCTCAATGGCATGGGTGGGGGAGCAAAAGCCTTTAGGGACGGCGAGGATGCGGTTGCACCTCTCTTCTGTGCAATGGCAGACATCGGCGAACAGGAAGTGATGGAAGAGGAAGTGCCCTTTTTGCAACTTGTGAGTAAGCGCGTGGTGCGCGACAATCAGGGCTTTGGCAAGTTTAGAGGGGGCATGGGCTATGAAATGATCGTAGCAGCGCGCAACACGCCCGAATGGGGCTTTATGACCGTTACATCGGGAGCAAAGTTCTCCAGTGTGCCCGGACTCTTTGGGGGTTATGGGTGTGCGACTTACCCTCTAGCGATGGTCAAGGGAATTAATATTTTTGAGATCATTAAAAAGAATCCCGAAGAGTTTGACCTCTCTATGGAGCGTGTGATGAATGAACGCCCCTTTAAAGGCGGGGTTTACACAACCTACCATATGGGCTTGCAATTTGACCGTTCCCAAGAAGGCGAGTTGTATATGATCTCTCAAGGTTGTGGGGGCGGTTATGGGGATGTGCTCGAGCGCGACCCTGAGATGGTGATGGAGGATTTGCAAATAGGGCGCATTTCTGAGCATGTCGCCTCTAATATTTATAAAGTGGTGTGGGATAAGGAAACCTTTGTGGTGGATGTAGAAGCCACTGCTAAATTGCGTGCCAATGAGCGCAAAGCCCGCTTAAAAAGGGGTCTGCCCTATGATGAATTTGTCAAAAAACATGTCAAGGACGAACCGCCTAAAGACCTTTACTACTATGGCTCTTGGGGTGAGAAAAACCCCGAGGAGTTGATCGCCACCGTGTGGGATCACCACGGACCCAAACGCGTGAAGGGCAAACTTAAAGACATCCCCCTAGTGGTGATGCCCAACCGCCATGTGGTTAAAATTGCCCAGCTTGAAAAACGGGTTGAAGAGCTAGAAATCAAATACGAGGGGGGGGTTAGACCTAAGTTGGTTTAG
- the lepA gene encoding translation elongation factor 4, whose amino-acid sequence MQKYIRNFSIIAHIDHGKSTLADCLIQACKGLDAREMTHQVLDTMDIEKERGITIKAQSVRLNYRFEGVDYILNLIDTPGHVDFSYEVSRSLHACEGALLVVDATQGVEAQTIANVYIAMDNHLEILPVLNKIDLPNADVDAIKQDIEDTIALDCSEASCVSAKNALGITELLEKIITQIPPPKGDPTASPKALIYDSWFDNYLGALALVRLKEGRLEVGQEVLVMGSQKRHSVLGLYYPHPLHRIETRTLECGEIGIIALGSKNLTDIAVGDTITDAHTPTAQAIEGFIPAKPFVFAGLYPIESDQFEALRDALLKLQLNDAALQFEPESSVALGFGFRVGFLGLLHMEVIKERLEREFKLDLIATAPTVVYEVHLQNGQVLMVQNPSELPPEGSIARIKEPFVRASIITPSEYLGNLISLLNKRRGVQEKMEYLNQNRVLLTYAIPSNEIVMDFYDKLKSCTKGYASFDYEPIDYQEGDLVKLDIRVASEVVDALSIIVDRSKAYEKGKALVESMKTLIPRQLFEVAIQASIGNKIIARETVKSVGKNVTAKCYGGDITRKRKLLEKQKEGKKRMKAIGKVHLPQEAFLAILKVD is encoded by the coding sequence GTGCAAAAGTACATCCGCAATTTTTCTATCATTGCCCACATCGATCATGGCAAAAGCACTTTAGCCGATTGTTTGATTCAGGCTTGCAAGGGTTTAGACGCGCGCGAGATGACTCACCAAGTCCTAGACACCATGGACATTGAAAAAGAGCGCGGGATCACTATCAAAGCCCAGTCTGTGCGTTTGAATTACCGCTTTGAGGGGGTAGATTACATTTTAAATCTCATCGATACCCCCGGGCATGTGGATTTTAGCTATGAGGTGTCGCGCTCTTTGCACGCTTGTGAGGGGGCGTTATTGGTGGTGGACGCCACTCAGGGTGTGGAGGCGCAGACAATAGCTAATGTCTATATCGCGATGGACAACCACCTAGAGATTTTACCCGTGCTCAATAAGATCGACCTACCCAATGCCGATGTGGACGCGATCAAACAAGACATTGAGGACACCATCGCGCTGGATTGCTCAGAGGCTTCTTGTGTGAGTGCCAAAAACGCACTAGGCATCACTGAACTATTAGAAAAAATCATCACCCAAATTCCCCCCCCAAAAGGCGATCCAACCGCCTCGCCCAAAGCCCTCATTTACGACTCTTGGTTTGATAATTATCTAGGTGCGTTGGCTTTGGTGCGTTTGAAAGAGGGACGCTTAGAAGTGGGTCAAGAGGTCTTAGTGATGGGGAGTCAAAAACGCCATAGTGTCTTAGGACTCTACTACCCCCACCCTCTGCACAGAATCGAAACCCGCACTTTGGAATGTGGTGAGATTGGCATCATTGCCTTGGGGTCTAAAAACTTGACAGACATTGCCGTAGGCGACACCATCACAGACGCGCATACCCCCACCGCGCAAGCTATCGAGGGCTTTATTCCAGCCAAGCCTTTCGTCTTTGCCGGGCTTTACCCCATTGAGAGCGATCAATTTGAAGCCCTAAGAGATGCGCTACTTAAACTCCAGCTTAACGATGCTGCCCTGCAGTTTGAACCTGAGAGTAGCGTAGCCTTAGGTTTTGGTTTTCGGGTGGGGTTTTTGGGGCTTTTGCACATGGAGGTGATCAAAGAACGCCTAGAGAGAGAGTTTAAACTAGATTTGATCGCCACTGCACCCACCGTTGTATACGAAGTGCATTTGCAAAATGGGCAGGTGCTCATGGTGCAAAACCCTAGCGAATTGCCTCCTGAGGGGAGTATTGCCCGCATTAAAGAGCCCTTTGTGCGTGCGAGCATCATCACCCCTAGCGAGTATTTGGGTAATTTGATCAGTTTGCTCAACAAAAGACGCGGAGTGCAAGAGAAAATGGAATACCTAAATCAAAACCGCGTGTTGTTGACTTATGCGATCCCTAGTAATGAAATTGTGATGGATTTTTACGACAAGCTTAAATCTTGCACCAAGGGCTATGCGAGTTTTGATTATGAACCTATTGATTACCAAGAGGGAGATTTAGTCAAGCTAGATATCCGCGTGGCTTCTGAGGTGGTGGACGCGCTAAGTATTATTGTGGATCGCTCTAAGGCCTATGAAAAGGGCAAGGCGTTGGTAGAGAGTATGAAAACCTTGATCCCCCGTCAGCTCTTTGAGGTCGCCATTCAAGCTAGCATTGGTAATAAGATCATTGCGCGCGAAACCGTGAAGTCTGTAGGCAAGAATGTTACGGCGAAATGCTACGGGGGGGACATCACCCGTAAGCGCAAACTGCTAGAAAAACAAAAAGAGGGCAAAAAACGCATGAAAGCCATTGGTAAGGTGCATTTGCCCCAAGAGGCGTTTTTGGCGATTTTGAAGGTAGATTAG
- a CDS encoding HpaA family protein: MQTITKGILLTLTGISLVLSSCAKDTGSTATNSQKKRAIADKKIKDSTSLNFNYSIDIAQEEPNNHTIAILDPHIQADENVQPYIQKFQNALIKQVQEIYQKKGYNIIRLASAQNLTPEQKNNIYTILKIRGWVGILEDADINTEHPEDTNMKSTVDQSAGAVLFKFFEPKTGRTTHNFAINVGAEQAITHPHLSYFQQANSDSFAGANSISRGATSLDSFDEASLDSRNHTDSNHDNAIHTILNQVYGVVIKKLIDWVEGADLKQYRRAIDQIRK; this comes from the coding sequence ATGCAAACAATAACAAAGGGAATTTTATTAACACTCACAGGAATATCCCTTGTGCTTTCAAGTTGCGCTAAAGACACTGGATCAACAGCTACAAATAGCCAAAAAAAGCGCGCAATCGCGGATAAAAAAATCAAAGATTCCACCTCCCTAAACTTTAATTATTCCATCGATATTGCACAAGAGGAGCCTAATAACCACACCATCGCTATTTTAGACCCACACATTCAAGCAGATGAAAATGTCCAGCCCTATATCCAGAAATTCCAAAACGCCTTGATTAAACAAGTCCAAGAGATTTATCAAAAAAAGGGTTACAACATCATACGCCTAGCATCGGCGCAAAATCTAACACCAGAGCAAAAGAATAACATCTACACTATTTTAAAAATCAGGGGATGGGTAGGCATACTAGAAGATGCCGACATCAACACAGAGCATCCGGAAGATACAAATATGAAAAGCACGGTGGATCAAAGCGCTGGAGCGGTTTTGTTCAAATTCTTTGAGCCAAAAACCGGAAGGACCACTCATAACTTTGCTATCAATGTGGGCGCAGAACAAGCCATCACACACCCCCACCTATCTTATTTCCAACAAGCTAATTCTGATAGTTTTGCTGGCGCAAACTCTATTAGTCGTGGCGCAACAAGCTTGGATAGCTTTGATGAAGCAAGTTTAGATAGCCGCAACCATACAGACAGCAACCATGACAATGCCATCCACACAATTCTCAATCAAGTCTATGGAGTGGTGATCAAAAAGCTGATTGATTGGGTTGAAGGTGCTGACTTAAAGCAATACAGAAGAGCCATTGATCAAATTAGAAAATAG
- a CDS encoding ApaLI family restriction endonuclease — protein MKKIADTHARDLKKQVDVRMTEMKSDDNSHYLIYRVLGISDKEGNLIDLYQNKGRFLYKHAGAFLEEATFACFKHKYNEAEKMKIANTLGARPKTFEIDCLVNKDAQ, from the coding sequence ATAAAAAAGATAGCGGATACACATGCCAGAGATTTAAAAAAACAGGTCGATGTTAGAATGACAGAAATGAAAAGTGATGATAATTCACATTATTTAATTTACAGAGTTTTAGGCATATCAGACAAGGAGGGAAATTTAATCGATCTATACCAAAACAAAGGGCGGTTTTTATACAAGCATGCCGGAGCGTTCTTAGAAGAAGCTACTTTTGCATGCTTTAAGCACAAATACAATGAGGCTGAAAAGATGAAAATTGCCAACACGCTTGGTGCAAGGCCAAAAACCTTTGAGATCGATTGTCTTGTTAATAAGGATGCCCAATGA
- the fliL gene encoding flagellar basal body-associated protein FliL codes for MPEEAKAPKKSKAMLFVVMGAVLVMLILVGVIVFLFMSKNAEPNGNAPKSGGAAAQQMRNAQMNNNTDEGSLMVRSSDYLSLGPLYPLTGAFVVNLISQNGRRYLKASVSLELNDAKLLEEVKVKETAIKDTIIEILSSKSVEEITTLKGKNRLKEEIRSNINSFLIDGFVKNVFFTDFVIQ; via the coding sequence ATGCCAGAAGAAGCAAAAGCTCCTAAAAAGAGTAAGGCCATGTTGTTTGTTGTGATGGGGGCGGTGTTGGTGATGCTCATTTTAGTGGGTGTGATTGTGTTTTTGTTTATGAGCAAAAATGCTGAACCCAATGGGAATGCGCCCAAGAGTGGCGGAGCAGCTGCACAACAAATGCGCAACGCACAAATGAATAATAATACCGATGAAGGCTCCTTGATGGTGCGCTCTTCAGATTATCTGTCTTTGGGGCCACTCTACCCCCTCACCGGAGCTTTTGTGGTGAACCTGATTAGTCAGAATGGACGGCGTTATTTAAAAGCTAGTGTGTCTCTTGAGCTCAATGATGCTAAATTGCTTGAAGAGGTTAAAGTTAAAGAGACAGCGATTAAAGATACCATTATTGAGATTCTTTCCTCGAAGTCTGTAGAAGAGATCACCACCTTAAAAGGCAAAAACAGGCTCAAAGAAGAAATTCGTAGCAATATCAATAGCTTTTTGATCGATGGTTTTGTCAAAAATGTCTTCTTTACAGATTTTGTGATTCAGTGA
- the acpS gene encoding holo-ACP synthase has protein sequence MIGIDLISIERISKALDRYQQHFLDRFLSPYEQTLFVKPASLAGAWAAKEACSKALGVGIGTQLGFLDICLSKNIKGAPLISLIPSKMVFFRLQSLHLSITHDMGCAIAVVMLCPTSNI, from the coding sequence GTGATTGGGATTGATTTAATTTCTATAGAGCGTATTTCTAAGGCACTCGATCGTTACCAGCAGCATTTTCTAGATCGTTTCCTCTCTCCTTACGAGCAAACTCTTTTTGTTAAGCCTGCTAGCCTGGCCGGGGCGTGGGCAGCTAAAGAGGCTTGCTCTAAAGCTTTAGGCGTGGGCATAGGCACGCAGTTAGGCTTTTTAGATATCTGTCTTAGTAAAAATATCAAAGGTGCCCCCCTCATTTCTCTTATCCCAAGCAAAATGGTTTTTTTTCGTTTACAAAGCCTGCATTTGAGCATCACACATGATATGGGTTGTGCTATCGCTGTGGTTATGCTTTGCCCTACCTCCAATATTTAA
- the rsmD gene encoding 16S rRNA (guanine(966)-N(2))-methyltransferase RsmD, with protein sequence MSQPSLPVLRILSGACKGLALHMPSRQTTRPTKAVVRASLLNVLRPIIATSAFVEVFGGSGSVGLEALSCGAQEALFFEQDREVFTLLQENIRLFQKRLKQPLKAQAIQGDSLKLLPQYLHSLSAAQIILYLDPPFNMPLQACFVCLENVQIPPSSVIIFEHQSQEIMPRNLVSFSIIKQSKFGRTSLSYYSKS encoded by the coding sequence ATGTCTCAGCCTTCTTTACCGGTTTTGCGCATTTTAAGCGGGGCGTGCAAGGGATTAGCTTTGCACATGCCCTCCAGACAAACCACCCGCCCTACCAAAGCAGTGGTGCGCGCCTCATTATTGAATGTCTTGCGCCCCATTATTGCCACAAGTGCCTTTGTAGAAGTGTTTGGAGGGAGCGGGAGTGTGGGGTTAGAGGCCTTAAGTTGTGGGGCACAAGAGGCGTTGTTTTTTGAGCAAGACAGGGAGGTTTTTACTCTTTTGCAAGAAAACATCCGCCTTTTCCAAAAGAGATTGAAACAGCCCTTAAAAGCGCAAGCCATTCAGGGAGATAGCTTGAAGCTATTGCCACAATACCTCCATTCTTTGAGCGCGGCACAGATAATTCTCTATTTAGACCCTCCTTTTAACATGCCTTTGCAAGCTTGCTTTGTTTGCCTAGAAAATGTGCAAATACCCCCCTCCAGCGTGATTATCTTTGAACACCAAAGTCAAGAGATCATGCCTAGAAATCTAGTAAGCTTTAGTATAATCAAACAGAGCAAATTTGGGCGCACTAGCTTAAGTTATTATTCTAAATCATAA